From Shewanella psychrophila, a single genomic window includes:
- a CDS encoding flagellin has product MKLPNTQSSLLSNFQTQQEKRQEQIEKLSTGLKINKASDDPAGLQIANRLTSSINESDIRARNARDEQGQLNIEAGQYASITDNLVRARELTILAGNPIYDKQAIQSELDQLTEEINVVAQEVLGQDNFMSGLDASDPNASLTAIDDAGASISDSAGTNGAQYNALDSRINNYQVSSINNSAARSRIQDTDYAQSSADLLKTELQLKIAVILKKDEEERKGLLFNQFI; this is encoded by the coding sequence ATGAAACTGCCTAACACACAATCCTCACTACTTAGTAACTTCCAAACGCAGCAAGAGAAACGCCAAGAGCAGATAGAGAAGCTCAGTACCGGACTTAAGATAAACAAGGCATCAGACGATCCCGCAGGCCTGCAGATAGCCAATAGGCTCACATCCAGTATCAATGAGTCAGATATACGTGCCAGAAATGCCCGAGACGAACAGGGACAGCTCAATATTGAAGCGGGTCAATACGCTTCCATTACCGACAACCTCGTCAGGGCCAGAGAGCTCACCATACTGGCTGGAAACCCCATTTACGATAAACAGGCAATACAATCCGAGCTCGATCAACTAACCGAAGAGATCAATGTCGTCGCACAGGAAGTACTGGGACAGGATAATTTCATGTCAGGACTCGATGCCAGCGATCCTAATGCTTCACTGACTGCAATCGATGATGCTGGTGCGAGCATAAGTGACAGTGCAGGCACCAATGGTGCTCAATATAATGCCCTCGATAGTCGTATCAATAACTACCAAGTTAGCAGCATCAATAACAGCGCTGCACGCTCGCGGATTCAAGACACTGACTATGCACAAAGCTCGGCAGACTTACTCAAGACAGAGCTGCAACTGAAAATCGCCGTGATCCTGAAAAAAGATGAAGAGGAGCGAAAAGGTCTGCTATTTAATCAGTTTATCTAG
- a CDS encoding GGDEF domain-containing protein, whose translation MNLESVNKIPRNASIVFHLFAIVTLSVFSLYRIWIGDYKHAGFFSLAITPLLFSLLREWQYKANIIQKQITLIIVSIAICYSCFYLGYKGLIYLFPTIFVYFFLFSIKHALLLSCLYSLFGLGFALNIEPSSVIARYSIAIIDCIVFGTLFSHIINKQKDALFYLANTDELTGVYNRKRLKPSLNSAIENKIKHQTKASLLLLDLDHFKQINDTYGHITGDNVLRAVAETITRNKPDGAEVIRFGGEEFLIKLPGTDGEHALIFAEQLRQRISQITLTGVSQLITCSIGVKELEGDSLDEWINSCDKALYKAKNAGRNRVIQAG comes from the coding sequence GTGAATTTAGAGAGTGTGAATAAAATACCGAGAAACGCTTCGATCGTATTTCATCTGTTTGCGATCGTGACTTTGAGTGTTTTTAGCCTATATCGGATCTGGATCGGTGACTACAAACACGCTGGATTCTTCTCCTTAGCCATCACTCCGCTACTTTTCTCCTTGCTGCGAGAATGGCAATACAAGGCCAACATAATACAGAAACAAATAACGCTCATCATCGTGAGTATTGCCATCTGTTATAGTTGCTTTTACTTAGGTTACAAAGGACTTATCTATCTTTTCCCTACTATTTTTGTCTATTTTTTCCTGTTTAGCATTAAACATGCCCTGCTCTTATCTTGTCTATATTCTTTATTCGGGCTCGGCTTTGCACTCAACATAGAGCCTTCCTCTGTCATCGCTCGCTATTCCATCGCCATCATAGACTGTATCGTCTTCGGCACCCTATTTTCGCATATCATCAATAAACAAAAAGATGCCCTATTTTATCTTGCCAACACCGACGAACTCACAGGTGTCTATAACCGCAAGCGCCTAAAACCAAGCTTAAATAGCGCAATAGAAAACAAAATAAAACACCAGACCAAAGCTAGCCTGCTCTTACTCGATCTCGATCATTTCAAACAAATTAATGATACTTATGGCCATATTACGGGTGACAATGTATTACGCGCAGTAGCCGAAACAATTACGCGCAACAAACCGGACGGCGCCGAGGTGATACGTTTCGGAGGGGAGGAGTTTTTAATCAAATTACCGGGCACCGACGGCGAGCACGCCCTCATTTTCGCCGAGCAGTTACGGCAGAGGATTTCACAAATTACTCTCACAGGAGTTTCCCAACTCATCACTTGCAGCATAGGAGTGAAAGAACTGGAAGGTGACAGCTTAGATGAATGGATTAATTCCTGTGACAAGGCGCTCTACAAGGCGAAAAATGCCGGCAGAAACCGAGTCATTCAGGCGGGCTAA
- a CDS encoding PepSY-associated TM helix domain-containing protein: MKSLNALPTDEPQLVIRDKATKAAKVKAKKIRVSRSSLSIARTIHIYVSMALLLLMLFFAVTGITLNHPEWFDTNQEGAKYSEIPLPDYLIASQRDEAQWREALGHWMKSQWSVDITQAQFSEDEISLVHKAPGTYQVFTLDLLDNLVFVESHHYGAIAVLNDLHKGRNAGLAWQWILDISSALIILFSMSGAYLLLPQTRKLKNSLFYMVIVSGSCGLVYVTQVL, encoded by the coding sequence ATGAAGTCATTGAATGCTTTACCAACAGATGAACCTCAGCTTGTTATTCGTGACAAGGCCACAAAAGCCGCCAAGGTAAAAGCAAAAAAAATCCGTGTCAGCAGAAGCTCTCTGTCCATTGCACGGACCATTCATATTTATGTGTCTATGGCTCTGCTGTTACTTATGCTGTTTTTTGCCGTAACCGGCATTACTCTCAACCATCCTGAATGGTTCGATACTAATCAAGAAGGGGCTAAATACTCAGAGATCCCGCTGCCGGATTATTTAATCGCATCTCAAAGAGACGAAGCACAGTGGCGTGAAGCTTTAGGCCATTGGATGAAAAGCCAATGGTCTGTAGATATAACCCAAGCACAATTCAGTGAAGATGAGATTTCACTGGTACACAAGGCGCCGGGTACCTATCAGGTTTTTACTTTAGACCTCTTGGATAATCTGGTTTTTGTCGAGAGCCATCATTACGGTGCAATCGCCGTACTGAACGACCTGCACAAGGGGAGAAATGCCGGCCTTGCCTGGCAATGGATACTCGACATTAGCTCTGCGCTTATCATTTTGTTTTCTATGAGTGGTGCTTACTTGCTACTTCCTCAAACTAGAAAGCTGAAAAATTCACTATTTTATATGGTCATTGTGAGCGGTAGCTGTGGCTTGGTATATGTCACACAAGTGCTTTAA
- a CDS encoding DUF2271 domain-containing protein: MKPAQRYVNDISTIKRYLARLLLLTSLITQSSWVKAEVETGLDVEINLPEITQGQYLRPYTAVWIENAKGKHVSTLALWRWDEGYKWLKDIRRWWRKAGREDSQLVDGVSSATRPEGKYLLHWDMTGVDGKTVPNGRYTLLVEVVREHGGRDLVRHKFELGSEEFTAHIAPTHETGEIKIHFQP; encoded by the coding sequence ATGAAGCCAGCACAGAGATACGTTAATGACATCAGCACAATTAAGCGGTATTTGGCTCGCTTACTGCTTCTTACCTCCTTGATAACTCAGTCGTCTTGGGTCAAAGCAGAGGTTGAGACTGGACTCGATGTCGAGATTAACTTACCGGAAATAACTCAAGGCCAGTATTTAAGGCCTTATACCGCGGTATGGATTGAAAATGCTAAAGGTAAGCATGTCAGTACGCTCGCTTTGTGGCGTTGGGATGAAGGGTACAAGTGGCTTAAAGATATCAGGCGTTGGTGGAGAAAAGCCGGCCGTGAAGATAGCCAATTAGTGGACGGGGTGAGTTCTGCGACTCGCCCTGAAGGAAAATACTTGCTCCATTGGGATATGACTGGTGTTGACGGGAAAACGGTCCCGAATGGCAGATATACCTTGCTGGTGGAGGTGGTTAGAGAGCATGGAGGTAGGGATCTAGTGAGACACAAGTTTGAATTAGGCTCTGAGGAATTTACTGCCCATATCGCCCCAACTCATG